The genomic segment CCTGTCGGCATCTCCCCTTGTTAAGGGGAGAATTCGCCACAAGCATTTTTTATCTTTCATTTTTTCTACCCCCTTCGATAAGGGGGTCGCCGCCAAGCGGCGGGGGGATCTTATCTTTAAGTTTGTGAATAATTAGGGCTAAGTTCCCAAAGAAAAAAACAAAGAAAAATCAGACAGGATTAACAAGATTAACATTATTAGAATTTAAAGAAAAATATAAAATCATGTAAATCTTGTAAATCATGTCCAAAATTTCTTTTTCTTTCTTTATCGACAATGCGATCTATGCGAGAAAAAGCTTTAAACCAGGAGGCGTCATGGCAGTAACCAGGAAAGATGTGGATACAGTCGCCGCGCTTGCCCGGCTCTCCTTCACCGGTGAAGAGAAAGAGGCGATGACAGGCACATTGAACGACATTCTCGGGTATTTCGACAAGCTCTCCGAGCTTGACACCGAACAGGTGGAGCCGCTGGCTCATATCCTGCCGGTGCAGAATGTCATGCGCGAGGATGTGGTCCGCCCCTCTCTCGGCCAGGAGACCGCGCTCGCCAATGCTCCCAGGAAAGAACGGGGGCATTTCGTGATACCGAAGGTAATCGAATAAAAAACTGAGGAAGGAGGCGCCATGCCCAGGAAAACCGTACGAACCGATAAAGCCCCCAGTCCGGTGGGGCCGTATTCCCAGGCGATAGTGTCCGGCGGATTTGTGTTCTGTTCCGGCCAGATTGCCATCGATCCCGAAACCGGTCTGCTCATAGACCAGGATATTGAAAGTGAAACCACCCGGGTCATGGTAAACCTGAAAGCGGTTTTGGAGTGCGCGGGAAGCGCCCTGGAGAAGGTGGTGAAAACCACCATTTTCCTCTGTGACTTGAAAGACTTTACAAGGATGAATGAGGTGTACGGTTCCTTTTTCGAAGGGGATCCGCCGGCTCGTTCAGCCGTACAGGTTGCGGCGCTGCCAAGGGGAGTCAGAGTCGAGATAGAATGCATCGCTGAGGTACCATGAAAGTCAGGATTGCCGAAAGTGCCGGTTTTTGCATGGGAGTGCGCAAGGCTATGGATTGTGTCCTCGATGTCTCACGCGGGAAAGAGGTCACCTATACCCTCGGCCCGCTCATCCATAATCCCCAGGCGCTGGAAATGCTCGAGTCGCGCCATGTTTATATCGCCGGGGAGATTGATAAGTCTCTCCGGGGAAAAACCGTGGTGATCCGAGCTCACGGCGTCCCCCCGGAGGTGCTGAGTAAGCTTGGAGAAGTCGGGGCGATGGTTGTGGACGCCACCTGTCCCAATGTGATGAAAAGCCAGAGGATTATCAAGAAATACCACAGCCGGGGATATGCAATAGTGATCGTCGGCGACCGGGGACATGCCGAGATCGATTCTCTGATGGGTTACTGCGCAGGTGGCGTTACTGTTGTGGAGACTATCGAAGAAGCCCGCGGCCTTCCGGCCCTGGAAAAAGCGTGCGTGGTCGCGCAGACCACCCTGAACAGCGCACGGTACCAGGAGATCGCGGAAGAAATCTCCCGTCACGCCCAGGTATGCTATGTGGCCCGGACCGTGTGCGCTTCCACCGAGAGAAGGCAAAGCGACATCCGCAAGCTGGCCGAAATCACCGACGCCACAGTGGTTGTCGGCGGCAAAAACAGCGCGAACACCAAACGGCTGGCGGAGATCTCCCGTGAACTGGGACAGCCGACATTTCTCATCGAGGATGTGTCGGAGCTGGACCTGAAAGCTCTTTCACAGTACAGCGAGGTCGGAGTTACCGCGGGGGCTTCCACTCCCAACTGGGTGATACAACAGGTGATTGACGCCATCGCCCATTACACCCCTACAAGGCAAAGCTCACTGATCGGATTCCTTAAAAGGCTGGCGTTTTTTGCGGTAGAAGGGAATTTTGTCCTCTGCGCCGGAGCGGCGGCGTTAACCTATGCCATGTGCCGGTTCATGGCAATACCGCCCTATGCAAGGTTTTACCTCATGGCGTTTTTCTACCTTTTTCCCCTGCATGCGGTCAACAAGTATCTGGAAATCGACCGTAAACACCGCACCCTGAACCCTCTTCTCCGAAAGTACTGGAGGATATACCTGATTTTTGCAGGAATATCGGTTCCGATTTCTCTCGGGATTGCCTGGTATTCGGACCCGCTTACGTTCGCGATCGTGTTCGTCTCCTATCTTTTGGGAGGACTCTACAGCGTGCGGGTCATCCCCATTCACTGGAACATCCGTATCAAGAGTCTGCGCGACATTCCCGGCTCGAAAGACATCATGATCGCCACTGCCTGGACATTTGCCGTGGTGATCCTGCCGTCCTTCACCCACAGCTCTTTTCCGGGGATCATCACTCTGGCCGCCGCGGCGTATGTGTTCGCCCTGGTGTTCTCACGGGCGACCATCCTGGCCATGGGAGGCATTGAATCGGACAAACTGGTGGGAATGGAAACCATTCCAGTGCTCATCGGACGGAAGAATACCATCCAAATCCTCTACATTGCCAACCTGCTTCTTATGCTCTGCATCACAGTCTTCATTCTGTTCAGTGACTCCTTTCGGTCCCTTGTCCTCGTTTTCCCCATCGTCTATATGATTCTCTCCATACGGCCGCTGAGCAGGAAGGGCTTCTTTTTCCGGCTCTATCACCAGCTCATTCTCGATGCCGATTTTTTTCTGACGGGGATATTGGTCTACCTGTTCATGAGTTAGGAACCGGAGGGAAGGGCGGCCGCATAATCCCCTCTCTTAAAATAGAGGGGAAGGCCCTGATATTTCTTATAAACCGGTTGCGATCCCCCAGATATTTGAATTAATTTTTTGTAACTCTTTATGATGCTTATCGTTCCACGAGAATATATTTATGAAAATATTCTTGGGTTCATGCAAGTCCACTTGAAGGACGAATCCCCCCTGTCCTTCGGACATCCCCCCTTATTAAGGGGGGAATCATGTTGGCAGGCTGCTTTTACCCCCTTTATAAGGGGGTCGCCGCTTTATGCGGCGGGGGGATTTTGTTTAAAGAGAAGATAAGTGATATGGCATGTCTATCGCCGAATAAAAAATGGGGGATGGCCAGGGGGGTTCTTTCTGTTGACCGGAGCATTCATAAGTAATATCTTTCCCATGAGCACAGAAAAATTTCCCTTTTACGTTTTGGAAAGGTATATCCCATGAACCACATACAGCTTCTCTCCAGCATAAAAATGAAGGCCGATACGAAAATTCTCCTCCTCGTGATGGACGGTCTCGGCGGTCTTTCTGGACCGCAGGGAATGACAGAGCTGGAAGCCGCACGGACCCCCAATCTCGATGCTCTCGCGAGGCAGGGTATTTCCGGTCTGATGGACACGGTGGGACGAGGGATTACTCCCGGCAGCGGGCCGGGACATCTTGGTATTTTCGGATACGATCCGCTCACCTATTTAATCGGACGAGGGGCGCTGGAAGCGGCGGGCATCGATTTTGATCTGCGCCGGACCGATGTTGCCTCACGGTTCAATTTCTGCTCTCTGGACAAGGACGGCGCGATTACCGATCGCCGGGCCGGCCGTATTTCTACCGATGTCAATAAAAAACTTGTGGAAAAAATGCGGCGGATTTCCATTCCGGGAGTGGAAATCTTCGTGGAGACAGTCAAAGAGCACCGCGGGGTGGTGATATTCCGTAAACCCGGTCTCTCAGGAAATCTGCATGATACCGATCCGCAAAAACTTGGCGTCCCGCCCCTGAAAGCAGAGACTGCCGACGGCGGGAAATCCGGGGAGATGGCCGAAATCGCCAACCGCTGGCTGGAACAGGTTTTCGAGGCGCTGAAAGATGATCATCCTGCCAACGGCATTCTCACCCGAGG from the Candidatus Latescibacter sp. genome contains:
- the gatC gene encoding Asp-tRNA(Asn)/Glu-tRNA(Gln) amidotransferase subunit GatC gives rise to the protein MAVTRKDVDTVAALARLSFTGEEKEAMTGTLNDILGYFDKLSELDTEQVEPLAHILPVQNVMREDVVRPSLGQETALANAPRKERGHFVIPKVIE
- a CDS encoding RidA family protein — encoded protein: MPRKTVRTDKAPSPVGPYSQAIVSGGFVFCSGQIAIDPETGLLIDQDIESETTRVMVNLKAVLECAGSALEKVVKTTIFLCDLKDFTRMNEVYGSFFEGDPPARSAVQVAALPRGVRVEIECIAEVP
- the ispH gene encoding 4-hydroxy-3-methylbut-2-enyl diphosphate reductase, which codes for MKVRIAESAGFCMGVRKAMDCVLDVSRGKEVTYTLGPLIHNPQALEMLESRHVYIAGEIDKSLRGKTVVIRAHGVPPEVLSKLGEVGAMVVDATCPNVMKSQRIIKKYHSRGYAIVIVGDRGHAEIDSLMGYCAGGVTVVETIEEARGLPALEKACVVAQTTLNSARYQEIAEEISRHAQVCYVARTVCASTERRQSDIRKLAEITDATVVVGGKNSANTKRLAEISRELGQPTFLIEDVSELDLKALSQYSEVGVTAGASTPNWVIQQVIDAIAHYTPTRQSSLIGFLKRLAFFAVEGNFVLCAGAAALTYAMCRFMAIPPYARFYLMAFFYLFPLHAVNKYLEIDRKHRTLNPLLRKYWRIYLIFAGISVPISLGIAWYSDPLTFAIVFVSYLLGGLYSVRVIPIHWNIRIKSLRDIPGSKDIMIATAWTFAVVILPSFTHSSFPGIITLAAAAYVFALVFSRATILAMGGIESDKLVGMETIPVLIGRKNTIQILYIANLLLMLCITVFILFSDSFRSLVLVFPIVYMILSIRPLSRKGFFFRLYHQLILDADFFLTGILVYLFMS
- a CDS encoding 2,3-bisphosphoglycerate-independent phosphoglycerate mutase produces the protein MNHIQLLSSIKMKADTKILLLVMDGLGGLSGPQGMTELEAARTPNLDALARQGISGLMDTVGRGITPGSGPGHLGIFGYDPLTYLIGRGALEAAGIDFDLRRTDVASRFNFCSLDKDGAITDRRAGRISTDVNKKLVEKMRRISIPGVEIFVETVKEHRGVVIFRKPGLSGNLHDTDPQKLGVPPLKAETADGGKSGEMAEIANRWLEQVFEALKDDHPANGILTRGWCNYPDIPTFQEIYGLDPACIALYPMYRGVAKFAGMHIYREGITDFTTELDALYKAWPDHDYFFLHYKHTDSAGEDGDFDRKAACIEEVDRALACVLDLHPDVIAVTGDHSTPSVYKAHSWHPVPVVMAGKHIRPDKVNAFSESAAICGGLGRFEAKYLMTELLAAAERLTKYGA